In the genome of Penaeus vannamei isolate JL-2024 chromosome 26, ASM4276789v1, whole genome shotgun sequence, one region contains:
- the LOC138866525 gene encoding uncharacterized protein: MMLVYNYYSEIVFSAMVIACSTVTVSRCQAALRTLALFPWFQPTCLCREPSLDAQCNIFRDLVFDHPCVFVNRKEVDMHPLHYIPTCELAAEICRDNPWCKQRLDMFKTTCKFRDGQCRNPHSCRYNEAQVVFLV, encoded by the exons ATGATGTTGGTGTACAATTATTACAGTGAAATTGTCTTTAGTGCAATGgtta tCGCCTGCTCCACCGTCACCGTGTCCCGATGCCAGGCGGCCCTCAGGACACTGGCACTCTTCCCGTGGTTCCAGCCGACCTGCCTCTGCCGGGAGCCAAGTCTGGACGCTCAGTGCAACATCTTCAGAGATCTCGTGTTCGACCACCCCTGCGTCTTCGTCAATAGGAAAG AAGTGGACATGCACCCGCTTCACTACATCCCGACCTGTGAACTGGCGGCCGAGATCTGTCGGGACAACCCTTGGTGTAAGCAGAGACTCGACATGTTCAAGACCACGTGCAAGTTCCGTGACGGTCAGTGCCGGAATCCACACAG TTGCCGGTATAATGAAGCCCAGGTTGTTTTCCTCGTCTAA